A genomic region of Janthinobacterium lividum contains the following coding sequences:
- the pta gene encoding phosphate acetyltransferase, producing the protein MKALHRIIEQARTVPKNIVLCEGGDARVLQAAARAASEGLAHITIVGKPAAILALAREHALDLDSVRLVDPAESSESEHYAQQLFVLRQAKGMTVEQARIAVQDPLCYANLMVRLGDADGCVAGAVHTTADVVRSAIQIIGVDPAFKLVSSFFLMMLCEPFHSLKGGFIFSDCALVVDPKAEELADIAMAAADSAQALLMEEPRVAMLSFSTSGSAHHAAVDKVHAATDRVKAQRPLLAIDGDVQLDAAIVAEISQRKVKDSVVNGRANVLVFPNLDAGNIGYKLAERMGGAVAIGPLLQGLKKPANDLSRGCSADDVYNVIAVTSVQAQGGR; encoded by the coding sequence ATGAAAGCCCTGCACCGCATCATCGAGCAAGCCCGCACCGTGCCGAAGAACATCGTCTTGTGCGAGGGCGGCGACGCGCGCGTGCTGCAGGCGGCCGCGCGGGCGGCAAGCGAAGGCCTGGCGCACATCACCATCGTCGGCAAGCCGGCCGCCATCCTGGCCCTGGCGCGCGAACATGCGCTGGACCTGGATAGCGTGCGCCTGGTCGACCCGGCCGAGTCCAGCGAGTCGGAACACTATGCCCAGCAATTGTTTGTGCTGCGCCAGGCCAAGGGCATGACGGTGGAGCAGGCGAGGATCGCCGTGCAGGATCCCCTGTGTTACGCCAACCTGATGGTGCGCCTGGGCGACGCGGACGGCTGCGTGGCGGGAGCCGTGCACACGACGGCCGACGTAGTGCGCAGCGCGATCCAGATCATCGGCGTCGATCCGGCCTTCAAGCTGGTGTCGAGCTTTTTCCTGATGATGCTGTGCGAACCTTTCCATAGCCTCAAGGGTGGTTTCATCTTTTCCGATTGCGCCCTCGTTGTCGACCCGAAAGCCGAGGAACTGGCCGACATCGCCATGGCCGCCGCCGACAGCGCGCAAGCCTTGTTGATGGAAGAACCGCGCGTGGCCATGCTGTCGTTTTCCACCAGCGGCAGCGCCCACCACGCGGCCGTCGACAAGGTGCATGCGGCAACAGACCGGGTCAAGGCCCAGCGTCCGCTGCTGGCCATCGATGGCGACGTGCAGCTCGACGCGGCCATCGTGGCCGAGATTTCGCAGAGAAAAGTCAAGGATTCCGTCGTGAATGGCCGCGCGAACGTGCTGGTGTTCCCGAACCTCGACGCGGGCAATATCGGCTACAAGCTGGCCGAGCGCATGGGCGGCGCCGTCGCCATCGGCCCTCTGCTGCAAGGTTTGAAGAAGCCCGCCAACGACCTGTCGCGCGGTTGCAGCGCCGACGACGTGTATAACGTGATTGCCGTCACGTCCGTGCAGGCCCAGGGTGGGCGCTGA
- a CDS encoding sulfite exporter TauE/SafE family protein produces the protein MFSLPVLALLGVVAAGTYFQTVTGFGLGMIVMGVASGLGLAPVPALAALVSLLSLANCLVALPGALHHLDWRAIRAAGIGLLPAMAAGVLLLGYLDQAYAPLLKLLLGAAIVYGGVSILLQAPPGPGAADKRSFFISGVCGGLFSGLFSLAGPPLVYQFYRQEMSLKTIRYSLIFLFAISAGGRSLMAGSQGQLDAKVLLLCALALPVGVLATMAGKRYPPPIAQRGMRRIAFAVLTAIGISLMAAAVPQLLRP, from the coding sequence TTGTTCAGCCTGCCGGTGCTGGCGCTGCTGGGCGTGGTGGCGGCAGGCACGTATTTCCAGACCGTCACGGGTTTTGGCCTGGGCATGATCGTCATGGGCGTGGCCAGCGGGCTGGGCCTGGCGCCCGTGCCCGCGCTGGCGGCCCTCGTCAGTTTGTTGTCTTTGGCGAATTGCCTGGTGGCCTTGCCGGGCGCCTTGCACCACCTGGACTGGCGCGCCATCCGCGCGGCCGGCATCGGCTTGCTGCCGGCCATGGCGGCCGGCGTCTTGTTGTTGGGATACCTGGACCAGGCGTATGCGCCCCTGCTGAAACTGTTGCTGGGCGCGGCCATCGTGTATGGCGGCGTCAGCATCCTGCTGCAGGCGCCGCCGGGACCGGGCGCGGCGGACAAGCGCAGCTTTTTTATTAGCGGCGTGTGCGGCGGCCTGTTCTCGGGCCTGTTTTCGCTGGCGGGACCGCCGCTCGTGTACCAGTTTTATCGCCAGGAAATGAGCCTGAAAACCATCCGCTACAGCCTGATCTTTTTGTTCGCCATCAGCGCGGGCGGACGCTCGCTGATGGCGGGCAGCCAGGGCCAGCTCGACGCGAAAGTCTTGCTGCTGTGCGCGCTGGCCTTGCCCGTGGGCGTGCTGGCCACGATGGCCGGCAAGCGCTATCCGCCACCGATCGCCCAGCGCGGCATGCGCCGCATCGCGTTTGCCGTGCTGACCGCCATCGGTATCTCATTGATGGCGGCTGCCGTGCCGCAATTGCTCAGGCCTTGA
- a CDS encoding RtcB family protein: protein MFPPSRLQKALRRQGIAVAYADGIYILSNPHAQASVLLPHNFPLEEKAVRQLMEFAAVSVPGQDGHVCKACATPDFHPGSIAPVGSIVATSPDMVIPAIPGTDIACGMRLITTGLSLAQFEARKPQLLGKLKHVLLEDGRNVPLRSKAFAALFDVGPEAFIDSLHNEGLWPRVDKQRLLRELDDCIALRELGGGLRHAPEALVGTREVIRDPSLGTTGSGNHFVEIQLVDAVMDRHAAYRHGLVPGEVVVMIHSGSRDVGFFVGSRWMDRAKEAWPKGVRHPQSGLYGLTGELAGDYMDAMGVASRYAWVNRMVLAELVRDSLSQVYAHDTSRLVVDVPHNVILREHGMNIHRKGATPAREGDLALIPGSMGDYSYVATGMGNPDWLWSCSHGAGRSIRRQAMRAIRPTVGGDEMAFQCVTLREERRVEEAPMAYKKIGPVIAAQEEAGLLQSVARLKPLLTFKA from the coding sequence GTGTTTCCCCCATCCAGATTACAAAAAGCCCTGCGCCGCCAGGGCATCGCTGTCGCCTATGCCGACGGCATTTATATACTCAGCAATCCGCACGCGCAGGCGTCCGTGCTGCTGCCCCACAACTTTCCGCTCGAGGAAAAAGCCGTGCGCCAGCTGATGGAGTTTGCCGCCGTCAGCGTGCCAGGCCAGGATGGCCATGTGTGCAAGGCATGCGCCACGCCCGACTTCCACCCGGGCAGCATCGCCCCCGTGGGCAGCATCGTTGCCACCAGCCCCGACATGGTGATCCCCGCCATTCCCGGCACGGACATCGCCTGCGGCATGCGCCTGATCACGACGGGCCTGAGCCTGGCGCAGTTCGAGGCGCGCAAGCCGCAGCTGCTCGGCAAGCTCAAGCATGTGCTGCTGGAAGACGGCCGCAACGTGCCGCTGCGCTCGAAAGCGTTTGCCGCCCTGTTCGACGTGGGGCCGGAAGCGTTCATCGACAGCCTGCACAATGAGGGCTTGTGGCCCCGCGTCGACAAGCAACGCCTGCTGCGCGAGCTCGACGATTGCATCGCCCTGCGCGAACTGGGCGGCGGCTTGCGCCATGCGCCCGAAGCGCTGGTCGGCACGCGCGAAGTGATACGCGACCCCAGCCTGGGCACCACGGGATCGGGCAACCATTTCGTGGAAATCCAGCTGGTCGATGCCGTCATGGACCGCCATGCCGCGTACCGGCACGGGCTGGTGCCGGGCGAAGTGGTCGTCATGATCCACAGCGGCAGCCGCGACGTGGGCTTTTTCGTCGGCAGCCGCTGGATGGACCGCGCCAAAGAGGCCTGGCCGAAAGGCGTGCGCCACCCGCAGTCCGGCCTGTACGGCTTGACGGGCGAACTGGCCGGCGACTACATGGACGCCATGGGCGTGGCATCGCGCTATGCCTGGGTCAATCGCATGGTCCTGGCCGAGCTGGTGCGGGACAGCCTGTCGCAGGTGTATGCGCACGATACCTCTCGCCTGGTGGTGGACGTGCCCCACAACGTCATCCTGCGCGAGCACGGCATGAACATCCACCGCAAGGGTGCCACGCCGGCGCGCGAGGGCGACCTGGCGCTGATCCCCGGCTCCATGGGCGATTACTCCTATGTGGCAACGGGCATGGGCAATCCGGACTGGCTGTGGTCGTGCTCGCACGGCGCGGGGCGCAGCATCCGCAGGCAAGCCATGCGCGCCATCCGACCCACGGTGGGCGGCGACGAGATGGCGTTCCAGTGCGTGACCCTGCGCGAGGAACGCCGCGTCGAGGAAGCGCCGATGGCGTACAAGAAGATCGGTCCCGTCATCGCCGCGCAGGAGGAAGCGGGCTTGCTGCAATCGGTGGCGCGCTTGAAGCCCCTGCTGACGTTCAAGGCCTGA
- a CDS encoding RNA ligase family protein: MFLQSLPLFKYPRTPHLEGSRLQDGDDGSDQMPLKKLAGQYVVIEEKIDGANSAVSFSDAGEVLLQSRGHYLAGGGSERQFNLLKPWAHAHEHALLHLLEDQFVLFGEWSYSKHSVFYDRLPHYFNEFDVYCRRSQMFLSTARRHAMLAGSPVLSVPVLYAGKMPSSPKQLWQLLRHSLAKSQLWRDAFETAVARERLPLDLCWKQTDKSDHAEGLYLKVEDDEQVLARYKLVRHDFTQTILDSGSHHSTRPLIPNQLAEGVDLYAPQPLVTWESLGLHTCHSLDELATFSRSTR; the protein is encoded by the coding sequence ATGTTTTTACAATCTTTACCCTTATTCAAATACCCGCGCACGCCGCACCTGGAAGGCTCGCGCCTGCAGGACGGCGACGACGGTTCCGACCAGATGCCCTTGAAAAAGCTGGCCGGCCAGTACGTCGTCATCGAGGAAAAAATCGATGGCGCCAACTCTGCCGTGTCGTTCAGCGATGCGGGCGAGGTGCTGCTGCAGTCGCGCGGCCATTACCTGGCGGGCGGCGGCAGCGAACGCCAGTTCAACCTGTTGAAACCGTGGGCGCACGCGCATGAACACGCCTTGCTGCATCTGCTGGAAGACCAATTTGTGCTGTTTGGCGAATGGTCGTACAGCAAGCATTCCGTGTTTTACGACCGCTTGCCCCATTACTTCAACGAGTTCGACGTGTATTGCCGCCGCAGCCAGATGTTTTTGTCGACGGCGCGCCGCCACGCCATGCTGGCCGGCTCGCCCGTGCTCTCCGTCCCCGTGCTGTATGCGGGCAAGATGCCCTCGTCGCCCAAACAGTTGTGGCAGTTGCTGCGCCATTCGCTGGCCAAGTCCCAGCTGTGGCGCGACGCTTTTGAAACCGCGGTGGCGCGCGAACGCCTGCCGCTGGACCTGTGCTGGAAGCAGACGGACAAGTCTGACCACGCGGAAGGCCTGTACCTGAAAGTGGAAGACGACGAGCAAGTGCTGGCCCGCTACAAGCTGGTACGCCATGACTTTACGCAAACCATCCTCGACAGCGGTTCGCACCACAGCACGCGGCCCTTGATCCCGAACCAGCTGGCCGAAGGCGTGGACCTGTACGCGCCGCAGCCGTTGGTGACGTGGGAAAGCCTGGGCTTGCACACCTGCCATTCGCTGGATGAACTGGCAACCTTCTCAAGGAGTACAAGATGA
- a CDS encoding AAA family ATPase — protein sequence MNWKQLQQLVPQAGQSPDFNACLAAFPQLELAKTTPQNPVYHAEGDVWTHTMMVVESLLAMPDYQQATRAEQEIVFLAALLHDVAKCSTTVIDPVTGAIGQPGHSRKGALDARIALWDCDVPFAAREEICRLINVHQVPFFALETSRRGVTPEFTVRELSWQVDIRLLAMLAEADIRGRICPDPQRILDAIELFRELAREEGCYGQRKAFVDDHTRVKYFRGAEAHPDYSLFQEPGSHVIVMSGLPASGKNTWVEKHHPRLPVVSFDDARMALGLKHGKNEGQVGDYAEERARELLRKGEPFVWNATHLSKLMREKTLNLLYKYHAQVELVYLEQPRKELLRRNGQRDTSLSNKKLQSMLWNWEIPLPMEAHAVRYCVD from the coding sequence ATGAACTGGAAGCAGTTACAACAACTGGTGCCGCAAGCGGGCCAGTCGCCCGATTTCAATGCCTGCCTGGCCGCCTTCCCGCAGCTGGAACTGGCGAAAACGACGCCGCAAAACCCCGTGTATCACGCGGAAGGCGATGTGTGGACGCATACGATGATGGTGGTGGAATCCCTGCTGGCCATGCCCGATTACCAGCAAGCGACGCGGGCGGAACAGGAAATCGTGTTCCTCGCCGCCTTGCTGCACGACGTGGCCAAGTGCAGCACCACGGTGATCGACCCGGTGACGGGCGCCATCGGCCAGCCCGGCCACTCGCGCAAAGGCGCCCTCGATGCGCGCATCGCCTTGTGGGATTGCGACGTGCCGTTTGCCGCGCGCGAGGAAATCTGCCGCCTGATTAACGTCCATCAAGTGCCCTTCTTTGCACTGGAAACGTCGCGGCGCGGCGTCACGCCGGAATTTACCGTGCGCGAACTGTCGTGGCAGGTCGATATCCGCTTGCTGGCCATGCTGGCCGAAGCCGATATCCGTGGACGGATCTGTCCCGATCCGCAGCGCATACTCGACGCCATCGAGCTGTTCCGCGAACTGGCGCGCGAGGAGGGCTGCTACGGTCAGCGCAAGGCCTTTGTCGATGATCACACGCGCGTCAAATATTTTCGCGGCGCCGAGGCGCACCCCGATTATTCCCTGTTCCAGGAGCCGGGTTCGCACGTGATCGTGATGTCGGGCTTGCCTGCTTCGGGCAAGAATACGTGGGTGGAGAAGCACCATCCGCGCCTGCCCGTCGTGTCCTTCGACGATGCGCGGATGGCCTTGGGCTTGAAGCACGGCAAGAACGAAGGGCAGGTCGGCGACTATGCGGAAGAGCGGGCGCGCGAACTGCTGCGCAAGGGCGAACCGTTCGTGTGGAATGCCACGCATCTGTCAAAACTGATGCGCGAAAAGACGCTCAACCTGCTGTATAAATACCACGCGCAGGTGGAACTCGTGTACCTGGAGCAGCCACGCAAGGAGTTATTGCGGCGCAATGGCCAGCGCGACACATCGCTCAGTAACAAGAAGCTGCAGTCGATGCTGTGGAACTGGGAAATCCCCTTGCCGATGGAAGCGCATGCTGTGCGTTACTGCGTCGATTGA
- a CDS encoding choice-of-anchor E domain-containing protein → MHKSLIALAAAAMVGFGAMSSAQAATQTITFSADRALGATNWADTLGLGKFDSNLGTLTSIKFHLEGAVQGSGKAESLDASASDVTLSLASLLTLYRPDNSTLLVANPLFTQTFALSAFDGSIDFAGTSGANTGPRSSTGANSYTSGSASDFALFSSAGGGLIQLGLNAVGSSTGSGSGNLLTQFQTAASGRVAVTYEYISAVPEPETYVMLLTGLALAGVMTRRRKSMV, encoded by the coding sequence ATGCACAAATCTCTCATCGCACTGGCCGCAGCCGCCATGGTTGGCTTTGGCGCCATGTCTTCCGCCCAGGCGGCCACCCAGACCATCACCTTCAGCGCCGACCGCGCGCTGGGCGCCACCAACTGGGCCGACACCCTGGGATTGGGCAAGTTTGACAGCAACCTGGGTACCTTGACCTCGATCAAGTTCCACCTGGAAGGCGCCGTACAGGGTAGTGGCAAGGCGGAAAGTCTCGATGCCAGCGCCTCCGACGTGACCCTGAGCCTGGCGTCGCTGCTGACCTTGTACCGTCCCGACAATTCCACCTTGCTGGTGGCCAACCCACTGTTCACGCAGACGTTCGCCCTGAGCGCCTTCGATGGCAGCATCGACTTTGCCGGCACCTCGGGTGCCAATACAGGACCCCGGTCCAGCACGGGCGCCAACTCCTACACGAGCGGCAGTGCCAGCGACTTCGCCCTGTTTTCCTCGGCCGGCGGTGGCTTGATCCAGCTGGGACTGAACGCCGTCGGTTCCTCGACGGGCAGCGGTTCCGGTAATTTGCTGACCCAATTCCAGACGGCCGCTTCCGGCCGCGTGGCAGTGACGTATGAATACATCAGCGCCGTGCCGGAACCGGAAACGTATGTGATGCTGCTGACAGGCCTGGCGCTGGCCGGCGTGATGACGCGCCGCCGCAAGTCCATGGTGTGA
- a CDS encoding cobaltochelatase CobT-related protein, with the protein MSTEATVPAAYTREQQETDELCAGAIRALSGVASIRYRGRRLHDGHRPLPIHAAHLQPDAALQDLPSLRGAADSVALRLLHTGAALHKSLCPAEPVARLVFELLEQLRVETLAPEHHAGVIGNLRHRFTAWSHAFYDSGLAEGASGLLLYTVFQMCWSRLTARPVLEKTEDFIEATRWSISSQLSGDLAGLRRHRMDQAAFARHSLAIAHAVDAMLQDAQTARDGSQDEAGDAKAQAAFKLLLDFDSENDNVPDSAPLGESRAFSDGDGAYRIYSTAYDREEKAGELVRRALLLEYRERMDARIASLGINTARLARRFTQLLAIPERDGWSFGEEEGTIDGRRLAQLISSPSERRLFRNEQFLPQADCLVTFLVDCSGSMKTHAESVAVLLDILLRALDQTGISTELLGFTTGAWNGGRVRRDWMRARSPANPGRLNELVHMVFKDGDTSWRRARPDIAALLKADLYREGVDGEAVDWACSRMLARPERRRILLVVSDGCPMDTATNLANDEFYLAQHLKQVVARREAQGAIEICGLGLGLDLGAYYSRSLATTLPASLNNELFSEIAQLLAGRGKR; encoded by the coding sequence ATGAGTACGGAAGCGACCGTGCCTGCCGCCTACACGCGCGAACAGCAGGAAACGGACGAGTTGTGCGCGGGCGCAATCCGCGCGCTGAGCGGCGTTGCCTCCATCCGCTACCGTGGCCGGCGCCTGCACGACGGCCACCGCCCCCTGCCCATCCACGCAGCCCATCTGCAGCCCGATGCCGCGCTGCAGGATTTGCCCTCGCTGCGCGGTGCGGCAGACAGCGTGGCCCTGCGCCTGCTGCACACGGGCGCCGCCCTGCACAAGTCCCTCTGCCCTGCCGAGCCCGTGGCGCGCCTCGTGTTCGAATTGCTGGAACAGTTAAGGGTGGAAACGCTTGCGCCCGAGCACCACGCTGGCGTCATCGGCAACCTGCGCCACCGTTTTACTGCATGGTCGCACGCGTTCTACGATTCCGGCCTGGCCGAAGGCGCCTCGGGCTTGCTGTTGTACACGGTATTCCAGATGTGCTGGTCGCGCCTGACGGCGCGGCCCGTGCTGGAAAAGACGGAAGATTTCATCGAAGCGACGCGCTGGTCCATCTCTTCACAATTGAGCGGCGACCTGGCGGGCTTGCGCCGCCACCGCATGGACCAGGCGGCCTTTGCGCGCCACTCTCTGGCCATCGCCCACGCCGTCGATGCCATGCTGCAAGACGCGCAAACGGCGCGCGACGGCAGCCAGGACGAGGCCGGCGACGCCAAGGCGCAGGCGGCCTTCAAGCTGCTGCTCGATTTTGACAGCGAGAATGACAACGTTCCCGATAGCGCACCGCTGGGCGAGAGCCGCGCCTTCAGCGACGGCGATGGCGCCTACCGGATTTACAGCACGGCGTACGACCGCGAAGAAAAAGCGGGCGAGCTGGTGCGCCGCGCCCTGCTGCTCGAATACCGCGAACGCATGGATGCGCGCATCGCCAGCCTGGGCATCAACACGGCCCGCCTGGCGCGGCGTTTCACGCAACTGCTGGCCATACCCGAGCGCGACGGCTGGTCGTTCGGCGAGGAAGAGGGCACTATCGATGGCCGGCGCCTGGCGCAGCTGATCAGCTCGCCGTCCGAACGCAGGCTGTTCCGCAATGAACAGTTCCTGCCCCAGGCCGATTGCCTCGTCACCTTTCTCGTCGACTGTTCCGGCTCCATGAAAACGCATGCGGAATCCGTGGCCGTGCTGCTCGACATTCTGCTGCGCGCGCTGGACCAGACCGGGATCAGCACGGAGTTGCTGGGCTTTACGACGGGCGCGTGGAACGGGGGACGAGTCAGGCGCGACTGGATGCGCGCCCGTTCGCCCGCCAACCCGGGCCGTCTGAATGAACTCGTGCATATGGTCTTCAAGGATGGCGATACGAGCTGGCGCCGCGCGCGCCCCGACATCGCGGCCCTGCTGAAAGCGGACCTGTACCGCGAAGGCGTCGATGGCGAAGCCGTGGACTGGGCGTGCAGCCGCATGCTGGCGCGCCCGGAACGGCGGCGCATCCTGCTCGTCGTGTCCGACGGTTGCCCGATGGATACGGCCACGAATCTGGCCAACGACGAGTTTTACCTGGCGCAACATCTGAAACAGGTGGTGGCGCGCCGCGAAGCGCAGGGCGCCATTGAGATTTGCGGGCTGGGCCTGGGCCTGGACCTGGGCGCCTACTACAGCCGCAGCCTGGCCACCACCCTGCCCGCCTCGCTGAACAATGAACTGTTCAGCGAAATCGCCCAGCTGCTCGCCGGACGCGGGAAACGCTGA
- a CDS encoding AAA family ATPase, protein MPDSRQHPPAAAAQTLQSVRSLFNIDSDLRVPVFTERDPHVPDIDPAYRFNQDVTLAILAGFTHNRRVMVQGLHGTGKSTHIEQVAARLNWPCVRVNLDGHISRLDLVGKDAIVLREQQQVTEFQEGIVPWSLQRPVALIFDEYDAGRPDVMFVIQRILERDGKFTLLDQNRVITPHPHFRLFATSNTVGLGNLNGMYHGTQVLNHAQIDRWNIVATLNYLPQVEETEIVLARVPAMNDEAGRQLAAAMVAVASLTRHGYAAGDLACLMSPRTVITWAENCQIFRDPALAFRLSFLNKCDEAERPMVAEYYQRCFNEELLASQA, encoded by the coding sequence GTGCCAGATTCACGCCAACATCCCCCCGCCGCAGCGGCGCAAACCTTGCAGTCCGTGCGCAGCCTGTTCAATATCGACAGCGACCTGCGCGTGCCCGTCTTCACGGAACGCGATCCGCACGTGCCCGACATCGACCCCGCCTACCGCTTCAACCAGGACGTGACCCTGGCGATTCTGGCCGGCTTCACCCACAACCGCCGCGTGATGGTGCAGGGCTTGCACGGCACGGGCAAGTCCACGCATATCGAGCAGGTGGCGGCGCGCCTGAACTGGCCTTGCGTGCGCGTCAACCTGGACGGCCACATCAGCCGCCTGGACCTGGTCGGCAAGGACGCCATCGTGCTGCGCGAACAGCAGCAAGTGACCGAATTCCAGGAAGGTATCGTGCCCTGGTCGCTGCAGCGTCCCGTGGCCCTGATCTTCGACGAGTACGACGCGGGCCGCCCAGACGTGATGTTCGTCATCCAGCGCATCCTCGAGCGCGACGGCAAGTTCACCCTGCTCGACCAGAACCGGGTCATCACGCCGCATCCCCACTTCCGCCTGTTCGCCACGTCGAACACGGTAGGACTCGGCAACCTGAACGGCATGTACCACGGCACGCAAGTGCTCAATCATGCGCAGATCGACCGCTGGAACATCGTTGCCACCCTGAACTATCTGCCGCAGGTGGAGGAAACGGAAATCGTACTGGCCCGTGTTCCCGCCATGAACGACGAGGCGGGCCGCCAGCTGGCAGCCGCCATGGTGGCCGTCGCCAGCCTCACGCGCCACGGTTATGCGGCGGGCGACCTGGCCTGCCTGATGTCGCCGCGCACGGTGATCACCTGGGCCGAGAATTGCCAGATCTTCCGCGACCCGGCCCTGGCCTTCCGCCTGTCCTTCCTCAACAAATGCGACGAGGCCGAGCGGCCCATGGTGGCCGAGTATTACCAGCGCTGTTTCAATGAGGAATTGCTGGCGAGCCAGGCATGA
- a CDS encoding IclR family transcriptional regulator, protein MISSPKLEPEKLEGDTPTMRLFALLEVIAEKDQLLSLQALVEETGLPKPTLHRMLQQLESVGVLQRESDGRHYSTGVRLRRLASNLLINNTFHGARRMVLRQLVEEVGESCNLTAFSGSEVVYLDRVETAAPLRFYLHPGSRVPAHCSSSGKLFLAQMTPVQRRRLLGHMELTRFTDKTETDPVKLERELELVRRNGYALDDEEFLPGLLCVAVLVPNPNGRSNLAVAIQAPIIRLTHDKALHFLPALQRAAQALAAIESETMPTTGGDDDALQAGHS, encoded by the coding sequence ATGATTTCATCCCCAAAACTTGAGCCGGAAAAACTGGAAGGCGACACGCCCACGATGCGTTTGTTTGCCTTGCTGGAAGTGATTGCCGAAAAAGACCAGTTGCTGTCGCTGCAAGCGCTGGTGGAAGAAACGGGCTTGCCCAAGCCGACCCTGCACCGCATGCTGCAACAGCTGGAAAGCGTGGGCGTGTTGCAGCGCGAAAGCGATGGCCGCCACTACAGCACGGGCGTGCGCCTGCGCCGCCTCGCATCGAACCTGCTGATTAACAACACTTTCCATGGCGCCCGCCGCATGGTCTTGCGCCAGCTGGTCGAGGAAGTGGGAGAAAGCTGCAACCTGACGGCCTTCAGCGGCAGCGAAGTGGTGTACCTGGACCGCGTGGAAACGGCGGCCCCGCTGCGCTTCTACCTGCATCCCGGTTCGCGCGTGCCGGCCCACTGCTCGTCCAGCGGCAAGCTGTTTCTGGCGCAAATGACGCCCGTGCAGCGGCGCCGCCTGCTGGGCCACATGGAATTGACGCGCTTTACGGACAAGACGGAAACGGACCCCGTCAAGCTGGAGCGCGAACTGGAATTGGTGCGCCGCAACGGCTATGCGCTGGACGACGAAGAATTCCTGCCCGGCCTGCTGTGCGTGGCCGTGCTGGTGCCGAACCCGAACGGCCGCTCGAACCTGGCCGTGGCCATCCAGGCGCCCATCATCCGTTTAACGCACGACAAGGCTTTACATTTCTTGCCAGCATTGCAACGCGCCGCGCAAGCCCTGGCCGCCATCGAATCGGAAACCATGCCGACGACGGGCGGTGACGACGACGCATTGCAAGCCGGTCACTCATAA